One genomic window of Methanosarcina acetivorans C2A includes the following:
- the glpX gene encoding class II fructose-bisphosphatase: MPHPKTVEEMFESAGPIEYRLLPRLIHVTEAAAIAAAYQMGRGDKHFADQVAVASMRRMLNKLDMKGIIKIGEGERDEAPMLYIGEEVGTENGDLEVDIAVDPLEGTNLTADGCPGSVAVMAMAERGGIFHGPDIYMDKIVVGPDVVRYEEEHPGERIDLDAPVSHNLEIVAKALGRKVEELVVVILDRPRHAQKITEIREAGARVRLVTDGDLMPGVATAVRGSGIHVVMGAGGSGEAVLTAAAIKILGGKILARLVLPTVANGKTKEKIDEEIEEKMPRLEAMGITLENINDILDIDKLVPGKDVIFSATAVTPGHFLREVNLFGGGDARVHTVSMGASGAVRFTDSIYIKDKRETPLYL, from the coding sequence ATGCCTCATCCAAAGACCGTAGAAGAGATGTTTGAGTCTGCCGGGCCGATTGAATACAGGTTACTGCCCAGGCTCATTCATGTGACCGAAGCTGCTGCAATTGCAGCAGCCTATCAGATGGGACGCGGGGACAAACACTTTGCTGACCAGGTAGCAGTCGCCTCCATGCGAAGAATGCTGAACAAGCTTGACATGAAAGGCATAATTAAAATAGGGGAAGGAGAGAGGGACGAAGCTCCCATGCTTTATATAGGAGAAGAGGTCGGGACAGAGAACGGAGATCTCGAGGTTGATATTGCAGTCGACCCCCTGGAAGGCACAAACCTTACGGCAGACGGTTGCCCGGGCTCGGTTGCAGTTATGGCAATGGCTGAAAGGGGAGGGATCTTCCACGGCCCTGATATCTATATGGACAAGATTGTTGTAGGGCCCGATGTCGTTCGGTATGAAGAAGAGCATCCTGGCGAAAGGATCGACCTTGATGCGCCTGTCAGTCATAACCTCGAAATCGTTGCAAAAGCCCTCGGAAGAAAGGTTGAGGAACTTGTAGTCGTGATCCTTGACCGCCCAAGGCATGCCCAGAAGATAACCGAAATTCGGGAAGCTGGAGCCCGTGTGAGGCTGGTTACCGATGGAGACCTCATGCCAGGCGTTGCAACTGCGGTCCGAGGTTCAGGCATTCACGTGGTCATGGGGGCAGGCGGTTCGGGAGAAGCTGTCCTGACTGCTGCAGCAATCAAGATCCTGGGTGGAAAAATCCTTGCAAGGCTTGTCCTGCCAACCGTAGCAAACGGTAAAACCAAGGAAAAGATCGACGAAGAAATAGAGGAAAAGATGCCCAGGCTCGAAGCGATGGGAATTACCCTTGAGAACATTAATGATATTCTTGATATTGATAAACTTGTTCCTGGTAAGGATGTCATTTTTTCCGCAACAGCCGTAACTCCGGGCCACTTCCTGCGCGAAGTCAACCTTTTCGGAGGCGGGGATGCCAGAGTACACACGGTTTCTATGGGGGCATCCGGAGCTGTCAGGTTCACGGACAGTATCTATATCAAGGATAAGCGGGAGACTCCACTCTACCTGTAA
- a CDS encoding formate dehydrogenase subunit gamma, with product MVRHDEKLASGRMVVERYTWLERITHLVHLLAMFILLITGFRIYFGWDFMQFQTARAIHMIAVPFFLAANWILVPYNIFSCKGERWCVRSRIDHFREAYIFEEEDAERLFDIIRNFFGKGRYPAFTLYDEREGYYITKLHPMLKLLIIFESTAIVLIAITGIVLYDINWAPLGLPVSEWILSIVWYFASMFNVNALGLIRTGHLLAGYWFVFELVVHVGILEFDPKVWKYHKAIFWSGKEDLSDRNFVKVVEED from the coding sequence ATGGTACGGCATGATGAAAAACTTGCTTCCGGAAGGATGGTAGTTGAGCGCTATACCTGGCTTGAGAGGATTACTCACCTGGTTCACCTGCTTGCCATGTTTATCCTTCTGATCACGGGATTCAGGATCTACTTCGGCTGGGATTTCATGCAATTTCAGACTGCCCGGGCGATCCATATGATTGCGGTTCCTTTTTTTCTGGCCGCGAACTGGATCCTTGTTCCCTACAATATCTTTTCCTGCAAGGGGGAAAGGTGGTGTGTCAGGTCCAGGATAGACCATTTCAGGGAAGCTTATATATTCGAGGAGGAGGATGCGGAACGCCTTTTTGACATCATCAGGAATTTTTTCGGGAAAGGCAGATATCCTGCTTTTACGCTCTATGATGAACGGGAAGGGTATTATATTACAAAACTTCATCCCATGCTCAAGCTGCTGATTATTTTCGAAAGCACCGCAATTGTTCTTATTGCCATAACAGGAATAGTGCTTTACGATATTAACTGGGCTCCTCTCGGACTCCCTGTATCCGAATGGATCCTTTCAATAGTCTGGTATTTTGCGTCTATGTTTAACGTTAATGCTCTGGGCCTGATCCGTACGGGACATCTGCTTGCAGGCTACTGGTTTGTCTTTGAGCTTGTCGTCCACGTGGGTATTCTTGAGTTTGATCCTAAAGTATGGAAATACCACAAAGCAATCTTCTGGTCCGGAAAGGAAGATTTGTCAGATAGGAATTTTGTCAAGGTAGTGGAAGAAGATTGA
- a CDS encoding type 1 glutamine amidotransferase — protein sequence MEIHCLLHLENETLGSIGTWVSLKGHRLTKTLLYENPVFPEPEEFDLLLIMGGTMSVYQEEEFPWLKPEKEFVKKVIDAGKPVLGSCFGAQLIAEVLGGKVTRNRFKEIGWHRVKAPAGENLNSKAELNSELPSCLFPEFTAFMWHGDTFEIPAGAVRLFESEACPNQGFIYRENVLGLQFHPEADRQWIRNLIEDSGHELVEGKFIQPEEEILRHEHLLEDSQSIAFSLMDWFEKKCEKLKLNQKLK from the coding sequence ATGGAAATACATTGCCTCCTGCACCTTGAAAACGAGACACTTGGAAGCATAGGGACCTGGGTGTCCCTGAAAGGGCACAGACTTACAAAAACCCTGCTCTATGAAAACCCTGTCTTTCCCGAACCTGAAGAGTTTGATCTGCTCCTGATAATGGGGGGCACCATGAGCGTCTATCAGGAAGAAGAGTTCCCGTGGCTGAAGCCTGAAAAAGAGTTTGTGAAAAAAGTGATCGATGCAGGCAAACCTGTGCTTGGGAGCTGCTTTGGGGCACAGCTGATTGCCGAAGTCCTGGGTGGAAAAGTTACCAGGAACAGGTTCAAGGAAATAGGCTGGCACAGGGTAAAAGCTCCAGCAGGGGAAAACCTGAATAGCAAAGCAGAGTTAAACTCAGAACTTCCTTCATGCCTGTTCCCCGAATTTACCGCATTCATGTGGCATGGAGACACCTTTGAAATCCCGGCAGGCGCAGTAAGACTTTTCGAAAGCGAAGCCTGCCCTAACCAGGGTTTCATTTACAGGGAAAATGTTCTCGGGCTGCAGTTTCACCCTGAAGCCGACAGGCAGTGGATAAGAAACCTTATAGAGGACTCGGGGCATGAGCTGGTTGAGGGAAAGTTCATCCAACCCGAAGAGGAAATACTCAGACACGAACACCTTCTTGAAGACTCTCAGAGTATTGCCTTTTCTTTGATGGACTGGTTCGAGAAAAAGTGTGAGAAATTGAAGTTAAACCAAAAGCTGAAATAA
- a CDS encoding PAS domain S-box protein, which yields MLGILKKKVKSEFCFCSTIPANGLTAIYKETEERTDLIAAYIKAGLQQNEHCIWIVPDPESAELAKELLSNSELDIENYIEKSRLKIIPLQGTEAISAEQTEGSGSYFDWNAGVFQKEILKFIHTGNWQYLRINLEVKPLGKSIPGSLKELKRILDENRPEKKIWPLFTIKEEDLSPGEVFDIIEAGGKLLIYRDGRWKHFKIKRESKDKKFKTLIESSNDSILIHDMKGRVMEANHVACEIFGYTRSKILGKHIKDLQTGIHLIEFGQQIEKLKQTGYFIFETDSLRKDGTVTPQEINNRLIEYEGEAAVLSIGRDISEQKKNEEALRASERKYRTLFEEFPGGIAQFDTGGVITLCNESFVNLTGNREKEKISFSLLSLLDGGNPDEKSGTYLPEVSVHNDLKYISRNGKEAIPVAITYKPLMSENSELAGGIVLVEDLTGIKRLEAVRLQQTECLRKLVDSVPVPAFCKDRNGIYIACNTAFETFMSMQKEEILGKSMHNFAPSEIAEKCHTMDIELLKHKKTRVYETSIKFADGSIHQIMFNKLVFSGVTEEDSMLLGIMIDITEHKQAEEKMLQAKMAAEAANRAKINFIVNMSHELRTPLNAVIGFSDLLLSETAGPLNEKQKRYTENISKSGSHLLDVINDVLDISRLELGNIELYYETVDIPGVIEEVRRVLSSLSAEKNIRIEYKVEQGLKTIDVDRVKFKQILYNLLNNAIKFSSEDGKVNIKARSEGDMVEISVKDEGIGINEADYARVFLPFVQIDESISRKHGGVGLGLALVKRFVELHGGQVWVEASPGKGSTFTFRIPKRPEKEIKEKEVTNPLQTLYSLEIEKEEEKFGEKGT from the coding sequence GTGTTAGGAATCCTGAAGAAAAAAGTCAAGTCAGAGTTCTGTTTCTGTTCGACTATTCCAGCCAATGGCCTTACTGCTATCTATAAGGAGACGGAAGAAAGGACGGACCTTATAGCAGCCTATATAAAAGCAGGCCTGCAACAAAACGAACATTGCATCTGGATTGTCCCGGATCCTGAGAGTGCAGAATTAGCAAAAGAATTACTTTCAAACTCAGAGCTTGATATCGAAAACTACATAGAGAAATCCAGGCTTAAGATAATTCCCCTGCAGGGAACAGAAGCCATTTCTGCCGAACAGACTGAGGGCTCAGGGAGCTATTTTGATTGGAATGCAGGAGTTTTCCAGAAAGAGATTCTTAAATTTATTCACACAGGAAACTGGCAATACCTGCGCATCAATCTTGAAGTAAAACCTTTGGGAAAGTCAATCCCCGGCTCCCTTAAGGAACTGAAGCGCATCCTTGACGAAAACAGACCTGAAAAGAAAATCTGGCCTCTTTTTACGATTAAAGAGGAAGACCTTTCCCCCGGAGAGGTTTTTGACATTATAGAAGCCGGGGGAAAATTGCTGATCTACAGAGACGGCAGATGGAAACATTTCAAAATAAAACGAGAAAGTAAGGATAAAAAATTTAAGACATTAATTGAGAGTTCAAATGACTCTATTCTCATACATGATATGAAAGGCAGAGTCATGGAAGCAAACCATGTAGCCTGTGAAATTTTCGGGTATACGCGCAGCAAAATTCTCGGAAAACACATCAAGGATTTGCAGACCGGCATCCACCTGATCGAGTTCGGACAGCAAATAGAGAAACTAAAGCAAACCGGATATTTTATTTTTGAGACGGATTCCCTGAGAAAGGACGGTACGGTCACTCCTCAAGAGATCAATAACAGGCTTATTGAATACGAAGGAGAAGCCGCCGTACTGTCCATAGGAAGGGACATCAGTGAACAAAAGAAAAACGAAGAAGCCCTGAGGGCTTCGGAAAGAAAATACAGAACCCTTTTTGAAGAGTTTCCCGGAGGAATAGCCCAGTTCGATACCGGGGGAGTTATTACTCTCTGCAATGAGAGTTTTGTAAACCTCACCGGAAACCGTGAAAAAGAAAAAATCAGCTTTAGTTTGCTGAGCCTTTTAGACGGAGGAAACCCGGATGAGAAAAGTGGAACATATCTCCCCGAAGTTTCCGTTCACAATGATCTGAAGTACATCTCCAGAAACGGAAAAGAGGCGATACCCGTTGCGATAACGTACAAGCCATTAATGTCTGAAAACTCTGAACTTGCCGGTGGAATTGTGCTTGTTGAGGACCTCACGGGAATAAAGAGACTGGAAGCTGTACGGCTTCAACAAACAGAATGCCTTCGAAAACTGGTGGATTCTGTACCTGTTCCCGCATTTTGTAAGGACAGAAATGGAATATATATTGCCTGCAACACGGCTTTTGAAACTTTTATGAGTATGCAAAAAGAAGAAATCCTCGGGAAGTCCATGCATAATTTTGCCCCCTCCGAAATTGCCGAAAAATGCCACACGATGGATATAGAATTGTTAAAACATAAAAAAACCCGGGTCTATGAAACTTCCATTAAGTTTGCTGACGGTTCGATACATCAGATAATGTTCAATAAGTTAGTCTTCAGCGGTGTGACCGAAGAAGACTCGATGCTTCTCGGCATTATGATTGACATAACCGAACACAAGCAGGCCGAAGAGAAAATGCTTCAGGCAAAAATGGCTGCTGAAGCTGCAAACCGCGCGAAGATCAATTTCATTGTCAACATGAGCCATGAACTGAGGACTCCCCTGAACGCGGTCATAGGTTTTTCGGACCTCCTCTTAAGTGAAACTGCCGGGCCCCTTAACGAGAAACAGAAGAGGTACACGGAAAATATTTCAAAAAGCGGGAGTCACCTGCTTGACGTGATAAATGATGTGCTGGATATCTCGAGGCTTGAACTCGGAAACATCGAACTTTACTATGAAACAGTGGACATACCCGGAGTAATTGAAGAGGTACGGAGAGTTCTCTCCTCCCTCTCCGCGGAAAAAAATATCCGCATAGAATATAAGGTTGAGCAGGGCCTGAAAACCATAGACGTGGACAGGGTAAAGTTCAAACAGATCCTTTACAACCTCCTGAACAATGCAATTAAATTCTCATCCGAAGACGGGAAAGTAAACATCAAGGCAAGATCTGAGGGAGACATGGTTGAAATCAGTGTAAAGGATGAAGGGATCGGCATTAATGAAGCTGACTATGCCAGAGTTTTCCTGCCGTTTGTGCAGATCGATGAGTCCATATCCAGGAAACACGGGGGGGTCGGGCTTGGCCTTGCGCTTGTAAAAAGATTTGTAGAACTCCACGGAGGACAGGTATGGGTTGAAGCCAGCCCCGGAAAAGGGAGTACCTTCACCTTCAGAATTCCAAAAAGACCTGAAAAAGAAATTAAGGAAAAAGAAGTCACAAATCCTTTACAGACCCTGTACAGCCTTGAAATTGAAAAAGAAGAAGAAAAGTTCGGAGAAAAAGGAACATAA
- the cgi121 gene encoding KEOPS complex subunit Cgi121, with product MEMQREIQLICGAVRISDLPGFLKTINKIASEKEITVQGLNADLIAGERHLHFAVGKALRAVAAGTNVAKDPGIEIMRYAAGERQIERSFSIGLHEGENNAVFVLLGTMNDLLLAFSELRKFIEEKPCSELLAYSDSKRQGILSLFRITDAEIEASGEEHIPELVIERVALADFLK from the coding sequence ATGGAAATGCAAAGGGAAATCCAGCTTATTTGCGGAGCGGTGAGAATTTCGGACCTTCCCGGTTTTCTAAAAACAATAAACAAAATCGCTTCCGAAAAAGAGATAACCGTTCAGGGCCTGAATGCCGACCTGATCGCGGGTGAAAGGCATCTTCATTTTGCAGTGGGAAAAGCTCTCAGAGCTGTCGCAGCAGGCACAAATGTGGCAAAAGATCCGGGCATCGAGATCATGCGTTATGCAGCCGGAGAACGGCAGATTGAAAGGAGTTTTTCTATAGGACTGCACGAAGGAGAAAATAATGCGGTTTTCGTGCTGCTTGGAACAATGAACGACTTGCTTCTCGCTTTCTCCGAACTTCGGAAGTTCATTGAAGAAAAACCCTGTTCCGAACTGCTTGCTTATTCCGATTCCAAAAGGCAGGGAATTCTTTCTCTCTTCAGAATTACAGATGCAGAAATAGAGGCTTCCGGAGAAGAACATATCCCGGAACTCGTGATCGAGAGGGTTGCGCTGGCAGATTTCTTAAAATAA
- a CDS encoding tRNA (N(6)-L-threonylcarbamoyladenosine(37)-C(2))-methylthiotransferase, translated as MKVYLESFGCSASLASAEIMKASVERLGHELLNPAAAGEAEVYICNSCTVKYTTEQKILYKIRSMGEKGVQVIVSGCMPEVQLEEILHANPEAHILGVNAISRLGELLSSIEQRRMEGLPAGGHLELRTSEPLGFLNVPRERSNPNIHICQISQGCNFACSYCIVKHARGKLRSFPPEKIVKDIRSAVADGCREIWLTSQDDSQYGMDTGVKLPELLRMISEIPGDFKVRVGMMNPFSVLPILDGLVDAFDSDKVFKLLHLPIQSASHSVLKKMNRLHKMDAVDEIITKFRARFEDLSLFTDIIVGFCDETDEDFEETIEWVKKYRPEKINISRYSPRPHTKAFSFRNLDSRISVQRSHELHKVCEQIKLGSKQEMIGWKGRVFVSKYTEIGDVLTRTDAYRPVVISGSDLKPGEYANVEITGAKPGYFLGRIID; from the coding sequence ATGAAGGTCTATCTTGAGAGTTTTGGCTGTTCTGCAAGCCTGGCATCAGCCGAAATCATGAAAGCAAGCGTTGAGAGGCTCGGTCACGAGTTATTGAACCCTGCTGCTGCCGGAGAGGCAGAGGTCTATATCTGCAACTCCTGTACGGTCAAGTACACAACAGAACAAAAGATCCTCTATAAGATCCGCAGTATGGGCGAAAAGGGCGTGCAGGTTATAGTTTCCGGCTGCATGCCTGAAGTCCAGCTTGAAGAGATCCTCCATGCAAACCCTGAAGCCCATATCCTTGGAGTAAATGCGATTTCCCGTCTTGGGGAGCTCCTCTCCTCAATCGAACAGAGGAGAATGGAAGGGCTGCCTGCAGGAGGGCATCTGGAACTGCGGACTTCCGAGCCTCTGGGCTTTCTTAATGTCCCTCGCGAACGGTCAAACCCGAATATTCATATCTGTCAGATCTCCCAGGGCTGTAATTTCGCCTGCTCTTACTGCATCGTAAAGCATGCAAGGGGCAAGCTCCGCTCTTTCCCGCCTGAGAAAATCGTAAAAGACATCCGCTCCGCAGTTGCTGACGGCTGCAGGGAAATCTGGCTCACCTCTCAAGACGACAGCCAGTACGGGATGGATACGGGAGTCAAACTCCCTGAGCTTCTGCGCATGATCTCGGAAATCCCCGGGGACTTCAAGGTGAGGGTCGGGATGATGAATCCCTTTTCGGTTCTTCCCATCCTGGACGGGCTTGTAGATGCCTTCGACTCTGATAAGGTTTTTAAGCTCCTGCACCTCCCTATCCAGTCAGCCTCCCATTCGGTCCTGAAGAAAATGAACCGTCTGCATAAAATGGACGCAGTGGATGAAATCATTACGAAATTCCGGGCTCGCTTCGAAGACCTCTCCCTGTTTACCGACATAATTGTTGGTTTCTGCGATGAAACAGATGAGGATTTCGAAGAAACCATAGAGTGGGTAAAAAAATACCGACCGGAAAAGATCAATATTTCCAGATACTCTCCCCGCCCTCACACGAAAGCTTTTTCTTTCCGGAACCTTGATTCCCGGATTTCCGTACAGCGCTCTCACGAGCTGCACAAAGTGTGCGAGCAGATAAAGCTTGGGTCCAAGCAGGAAATGATCGGCTGGAAGGGAAGGGTTTTTGTCTCAAAATACACGGAAATTGGGGATGTACTCACACGTACGGACGCCTACCGTCCTGTTGTGATCAGCGGCTCCGACCTCAAACCTGGGGAATACGCTAATGTAGAAATTACGGGTGCAAAGCCCGGCTATTTCCTGGGGAGGATTATTGATTGA